In Mus musculus strain C57BL/6J chromosome 15, GRCm38.p6 C57BL/6J, the genomic stretch GAAGGATCAGGGACCCAGCGGAAGAAACAATACAGGGAGAAGGGGCATTTCCCCTGCTCTGTTCTGACGCCTCATGTGTGTGTAGGGCTTTTCATGAGTGTGTCCTCCATACACTGTCTGTAAAGACTGCAGAGTTCTTAGGAGTTTTGGGGGAATTTCTTCTGTTTTACACACAGCTCCCTGAATATTTGGAGAACACTTGGCTACAGAGGTGTGTTTGGAGGATGGTTAGCATACGTTAAGATCTGAGTGGACCCCATGTCAACGAACCAGAGCAAAATGCTTCCCATTTTGTCTTGAACAAATTCAGGGTATTTCTGTCCTTCCAATTACTACAGATGATCTCCAGGCCCCTTGAGTCTTTGCACATGGCCTTGTGGTGTTCCAAAGAGACACTGACATCAGCTATGGTGTCTGTTATCCCTGTAATCTCTTCCTCCAAGAATCTGCCATGTTGAGAGTCAGGAACTAGTGAGGAGTGGCAGTCAGGGTGGAGGTAAGATTGGTAGCAGCTGTCCTGTCCCAGTCACCTCAGGCAGCACTGACTTTGTGAGCTCCAGCCTGGAAGGGGACAACTTTGGGGATCTGTAGAGAGCAGGCAGCAGGCTAATCAATCTGGAGGGTCTCATGGCTCTAAAGGGATTGGCTTGGGTTTTATTATTAAATTCTCAGAGACAGCTAAGTGACGAGGACTGAGGAAGGAGTCTCAGTGAGCTTTCCTTCTCATTTGACACCAGCTATGAATGAAAGACTACTCTAAGCCAACTATAGGAttaggaaaatttaaaaacaactcaGAACTCACATAGATGATTGTTATCACATAGCACAGGCGGTTAAAGTGAGCCAATGAAGACAGGCACCAGCCAGATCTGAGAGAGCTTCAGGCTTCAGAGTTGTTGTCCTCAGGATGAGGTATCCTGCATTGAGTGTGATCATTCAAATGATTTCTGCACACCAGAAAGCCCACCCTAAGAAAAATATTCATCCTGAAACAGCTTCCAGCAGCCAGGAGGACACTTCTCAGGACTGTTGTCCCAGGGGAGAGAGATGGAGCCACTCTGCACACACAAGGGGTTGGGGACTTAGGGCCAGCTTGTAGTGACAGCAAAAGAAAGCCTATTTCTTAAAGGGACACCAAGAACAGATCAATCCAGGAACATGGGCCTTATGGGAATCTTCCTAAGGTCAAACATGACTTAGGCTTCCAGTTCCCCTAGAGGTCAGAAATGACACCAAATTCCTCATCACACCCACAGCTCTAAGGTTGAGCACCTTTATAGGAAATTCTTGGAAAGAGTGTATCTCGGCCCCTTCATTTTCCTGGTTGAAATAATTAAGGATATTGAGTAACTTGCAGATGGGACCCAAGTCTAACACTAATGCTGACCCTGTgtgcagcagaggcaggtggtctgTGAAAAGCTTTAAAGCAAGTGTGCTGTCACTGTGTACTGTCTCCTGAGGCCATACAGGGATGTGGAGCCTTTCAGATGAAGGAATCCACTCTAGCATGCTCAGTTTGTATATCCTGCTGCAGGGCTCCCCCAGGCAAGCTCAGGCATTCCTACAGGCTGGATGCTGCAGGGAATGCAGATGATTTCCCAGCATctaaagggagaggggagactcTTGGGAAAGGTGCATTCATCACAGCCCACATAATTCTTAGGGTAAAGAGGATTTGCTCTGATCACACATCCATGTGCTTTCATGGTGTTCCCACAGGTAGTGATGGCACTGACCTTGAGTGGTGTCATTTTATTAAGTGCCTTTGTCTGTGGTGTCTTGACTATACATTACACACTGATGCTTAAGGACTAAGGATCGTGGACATCTAGGATGTACCAAATGTTCATAGTAGAATGGAAAACTTTGGATCTCTGTAAAATTATATCCTGATGGGTGTGTAGAATAAAGTTAAAGACTGAATAagcttttatctttaaaaaaatgctgtTTTCCATATGCACCTGACTTCTgtcacagggaggagggagaagcacTGCGTGATGCTCTGAAGGAACGTTTAGCACAGGATCCCACAGATGAAAATGACAGACCTCaaagggaacagcagaaagagcGGTTTCTGCgagagtttcctcagttgaagaAGAAACTTGAGGACCACATTAGGAAGCTCCGAGAGCTGGCTGACAAATTTGACCAGGTGCACAAGGACTGCACCATCTCTAATGTGGTGTCCACTTCTGCTAGTGCTGCCTCCGGAGTCCTGGCCCTCCTTGGTTTGGCTCTGTCAACCGTTACAGCAGGGGCCAGTCTGGCACTCTCAGCATCCTCTGTGGCTCTGGGAGCAACATCATCTGTGAGTAGCTTTACGACCACCGCTGTGGAAGAATCAATGAGACTGTCATATGAATCTGAAGCCAGAAACCTGATTGGAGCCAGCATGAACGTTCTTGAAGAGATCTTAAAGATCATGCCCAAGATCACATACAAGTTTTATAGTACAGTTGCAGATTTAGCCGAAGCCTTTAAAACCCTCAAGGATCAGATCCAAACCATCAGGAGAGCCAGGTCCATCTCTCGCAGGGGAGCACAGGCCAGGAACCTCCCATCCACTGGAAGAAGCTCTGGGCAGGTTGTCCCCCAGATGACCAGAGGGGCCAGGTTTCAAAAAGGAGTGTTTACAAGTGTGCTCCTTGGATGGGATGTGTATGACCTTGTGAACCAATCAAAGGATCTGTATTATGGGGCAAAAACAAAGTCAGGTGGAGCACTGCGGGACCTGGCTCGCAAGCTGGAGGAGAACcttcaggaatttgagcagaagtgcaAGGCTCTGCAGTCAGACCTGCCTCAGTGACGCCCTCCCCTAAGCAGCTTAGAGTTCAGAGGACATGATGCTTATAGGGGTGGGGAAACTTTTTTCAAACATTAAtgtcagaaatatttattttctagaaGATCACACAAAGGTTGGTAGGAAGGGAGAAGGTAAAGTGTCTTATGTGAAACCTGGGTTAAGGGCAGAGCAGCCTAAAGAAATGGTGGCTGGAACATACCAGAGGGACACCGGGACTGGAGATGGCAGCCCAGGCCTGCACAGCGACACACAACCATGCAACAACATGTTGTAACAAGGGAAACAGCCTGAGGTCAAGTCCATGGAAGAGATTGTTGTGGAGTTTGAATTTCTCTGGCTGAGCAGAGCGAGGTCAATGTAGATGGCCAGAGATCCCAGGAGAAGAGGAAACTGGAGTCTAAAAGGGGATCCGACTTCCGGCAGAGTGGAGACTGCAGACAAGTCAGCACCCATCACTCTAACAACAGCCTGCTGCATCTGAACATCTGTGGGGCTCCTCGAGGTCTTGTGCTGGACTTGCTAATGCTTAGCTGTCTGAGAAATGATATTGCTTTAGTGGGTTTGCTTTGCTGTACtttttttcatagatttttttttggggggtgaggGTACGGGAGCAGATTCAaattaggaaagcagaaagtacttttatagatttttaaaaattgattatgGCTTTATCAtgtagctggcctggaatttctaGGTGGGTCAGAAACTTGTAATGGtcttcctaagtgttgggatttccATGCCTATAACACAGTACTGATATATCATTGACTTGTGCTAAACAACATCTATTGATGCTGACAAGTGCTTCGTGTGCCATACATTTGAAATCATATAGTATGCTACTTTTCAGATAGACTTTGATCTACCAATATGCatgtgagaaacaaacaaacaaatcaaaagaagGCGGGGTCAGAGTGGCCTAGAGTGTAGGGATTGGGAGTGAGCATGGTGGGTGTGGCCAGGGAGGGCTGCACAGGACACGCAATGAGAAGTCAGGATGCTTGCGGAGCAGAAAATGGGAGAGAGCCAGAGTGAGAGTAGAGGCAGATTACAGAAGGTGTCAAACACTGTCTGGAATGGAGATGAAGTCAACATGTTTGTGACAGGAGACTGGGCATATGGCTCTCAGGTCTTCTCAATCTGtggaggcttgctggccagggtGATGTCTCAGATCAATGGTGTCTCTTGTCCTCTTATATTCTATAGGCTGTGTTCAGTAAATCTCAACTGTCTGGCTTCAAAAATGGAGTAAAAGCAGTCACTTGCAGCCTCTGGACTATTGGTATTGGCAGAGTCCTGAGCACTGAGGTGACAACCATTTGCCCGACTTTCTTGTGTTGTCACAGAACATGCTGAGCAGTTTTCTAGCAGATCTTCTTAATGTACAAGTGGGATGAGCTCGACTTCTGACCCTGGATTTAGAGATAGAGACATGGGGATGTCCTAGTCCCTGCCGTCCTGACTGTTCATGGGTCTATGAGTGTTCCAGCCCATTCCTCACTCTGATCAAAGGAATCCATTATGGTGGACCTGTGGCTCAGCAGACATTTACATGGTCCTGTCATGGTGGGCCTGTGGCTGATATCGAGAAAATCCACAGGAAGAGACAGAACCATTAATGTGTCCACCAAAGCTGAGAGGCGATCTTGAAGGGGACTCTCAGCACAAAGCATAGATGGGATTGGAACATTAATACACTCCTGAAATAAAGCAGGGCGGGGCAGCAGGACCCTGCTGCAGAGTCACCTGAAAGAGAGAACTAAGGGTCTCAACCTCCAAGGACACAAGCAGAGCCCACCCCACCTGCACATCCTGAAGATTTGCTAAGAATGACTCCATTGGCTATGACATGGCAAGAAATGTCACTCTGGGTTGTACCACGTTAGAGGTGGGATACTGAAAAGCAGTTTGCTCCAGAGACAATTGCAGCCAATGGGAAAGTGACCTTAATGCAATGGGAAGCAACTGGGTAGTGctttaggaagcagaggctgaaCACCAGCATCAGGTAGTGGAATTCGGGAGAATCAGCAGTCACAGCATTTTGCCACCCTGGTTATTTCATCCATCCAGTCCATACCATGGAGAGTATACTCAATGCGCAAACATGCTGGACACTGCAGTAGGGGCCCTAAAGCATGGGACCATCCATCTTCCTCTAGGAACATCATAGAGTAGGGACAGGGATCTTCCAGCTAACCATGTGATAGAGGGCTTCTGAAGTCACTCAAGAGACAAATATTGCAGGCTGCAAATCACAGGGAAGTGTGTGTACCCCACACCCACAGCTCTGGGTGGCCATCTGAGAGTAGAAGAGGCAGCCACTGCCTCAGCCACTGCAGTCTAGCCTATAGCCTGAATCCAAGCACAATACTATATGCCTTTGCTTAGATCCAGGGTCCAAAGAACAAGTGCTGATATCAAGGAGGACCACAGAGGAAGAGTGTATAGAGGATGGAACGTGACTTCCGGTTATCATGTGTGACAAGATGCAGATAACTCACCTTCAGCCTGACACATATGAGGGTCAGGAATTCCAGATGTCTTTGCAGAGGGAACACAGCATCCCTGTGATTCCAGTTTAGACAGGGTCCAGTGATTGACACAGAGCCTGTGTGTGGCTCACCTTGTAGACTCCCTGCTGAGTTCTGAGGATGTAGCCAGTGAGCTTTAAATAGGTCAGGGATCCAGCCTCAGGAGTGACTGTTCCAAAATAGCAGTGGGTTGAGATTCAGGAGTCCGAGGAGAGCACAGGAGAGTCACCGCATCAGGCAGTTCTGCAGAATGGACAAGGATAccactcattccttgttcaccaCAGAAGGTTGGCTGGTCACTGTCCTAGCAATATATGTCAAATATCTCAGTATTTTTGACTAGGTTCCACTTAGTCTTTTGTAGTAAACATAGGGAGGTGGGAGTTGCTGGGTCTCCAATGACTGCTGTCTATGATGGAAACTGTTCAATATATTGAAAAGCCACTGCCCACAGCCTGATAGGAACACCAACTGCAATGTTGACATTACAGTCTACCAGACAACAATTGCAGGTTGTGGCCTCTACTGTACActctgcttcacacacacacacacacacacacacacacacacacacagagagagagagagagagagagagagagagagagagagagagagagatggaagtgGACATTATACTAAACTGGGAGCCCTGATCTCTGACCTGACTTTGAGATGCAGACAGAATGGAGAGTTTGTGGCTATTTCATCATCTTGGGACATGCTGTGGGCATTGATCTTGTCTTGGGCTTTCAGAATCCATGGGAGGTTCTGAGGTTTTTAGTCTGTTCGAAGTGAAGGTCATGAATTGCTACAGCTAAGCACGTGACTGTGTAGAGTAATTGCACATTCACATTCTGCCTGACCTGAGATTCCCTTCAAGGGGTTCTCCACTGCTCTCTGTATCCTCTGACAAGATGGTTCACGACCCACTCACCTACtgccctgctaattaaggtcaaagtctaccaCTGACTGGATAAACTTCTGAGCTCGGCACTACATGGAGAGCTCCCTTCAGTAGCAGGGCTTCCCTTTCTCTGACCCTGTCTGGGGAGTTTAAAACTCCCATCTCTACCTGCAGAAGGCCAAGAAGGCTTGGTTAGAAgtacaggttcaacttcctttctcctgataagaACCCTGCTCCTGGGATTCCTGAAATGCCTCCCCAAGGTAATGAAGCATTTGAGTAACAgaagccttcagccaatgaccttttcCCATCCTGGATAGTCTGATCCCTGTCCCCAAAATGATATAAGCACCCCAAGTAAAGTTCATATGCCTCCCTGAAGCTGGTCCCTGTGTATTGTCATTACTGAAAGTACTCACAGAGCGTTCCATTCTCCCACTCTGTCCCCCTGCCCCATCCATCATCTTCCTCCTTTTGCCCTCACGGACTAATCTAGGCTGATGATGCCTGAGAAGAGGGAGAGTCACACTCACCTCACTCACCCTGTTGTGTCTCCTGAGACTTTGTGATGGGGGATGAGTAGACAAGGTGATTGGACCTAAGCCATCTGATGGTAGATCCCTGGGGCAGCGTCCATATGTTCCTCAAGTTGGATCTGAGTCCTCACATCTGGGACCAGAGTGGATGTTgttcttttccatcttctgactgtACTGATTCCCTTCAATGGGTGTTCTTCTTGTCCAAATCAGTCAGACCCCCACTTCTGGTGTTTACCACCCAAAGACCCTCAATGCACAGTTATCATAAAGGGAGGGAGTTCAGTGGTCCAGGCACAAGAGAAACTTCAGCACCATAGTAGGTTTGGCTTAATGCTGCttgcattttaatatgaatttggGTCCCTCAAAACTGTTTGCATCAGAGAGTCTACAAGAAGACACGGAGGGACCCTGTCCCAGTTAATGctgattggttaaaaaaaaaagatgccagcagccaatagctggggagaagagaatAGTTTTAGGTTCCCAGGGTTTGGGACCAtgaggaaggagcaggaagcaggtGCCATGACTTAGAAGTGTGTACAGGATAGAGAAGCAAGGAGAGTGCCCAAGGCTTGGGCTAAGCAGACGTGGCCCAGAGGGATGACTAATTGCAGttaagagcagccaagatggaaaaTAGAAATTAGTAAGTAGAAACTCGGAGTTATGGGTAGGAGGTgcattctaacagcatggagggtcgTCAATTACCCAGCTATTGTGCTACataagacatattaaaatataaaggttgtgtgtgtctttcatctgggaacaTAAATGGTCAAAAGTGGGGAGGAACCCCGCACtagatttattaaaatattcatacTACACAGCAGTTGGTGTCTGATGCACCCCGGCACCTAGGGGACATTTCAGAAAAAATGTAGTGTAGGAAACAGGTGACAATTGGACAAGAAGTGAAACACGTCATTCAGATGAGAGGACGCTAAAAGGTGACCATGGCTCTGGACTTCAGGACACTCAGAGTCTATTGCAGGCCACCCAGGAACATGGGCTGATGGACAGGGACACAGTGAGGAGCCTCCAGCAGGGTGTCAGACACTCAAGAACTCACTGAGCACTGTCGGCTCCTTGGGAGGACAGAGGGATAGGGATCAGTTTGCAGACTGGAAGCTCTTGCATGAGTCAAGGGGAGTCCCACAGCAGACTGGAGAAGGATCTGTCTCTCATTGTCCCTCTGCAGCTGGCCCTTACATAAACGTTTATAGAGTCCCCTGAGCCTAGCCAGTCCTGGCCTTGCATGATGGCTGAGGAATGCCCCTGTGCCCTGTCAGGCCAGACAGGCATGGGTTGCAACCATGTACCAGTGTGGTCTGAAGATGGCAGAGACCAAAGGGAGTGCCTGACTGAGGGAGACAGTGTGAATGCACAGGAGGCCATGGAGGACTCAGTTCCCTGACATCCTGGGTGCAGGTTCACAGTGAAGGGAAGTCATATATCTGGTACTCAGGGAGCCAGTCAGCTGACACAACACAGGctcagtgtgtcactgtggggatccAGCTTGGCTTGACTGCAGGAATCTTGAGATGCAGCCATCAAGAATGGCCATTAGATGTCCCTCCCTGCTCTTTCGGCCCAGGCTCCCTGCCATTTCAGTGGCACATGGAACCTTACGACAGGACCCTGTGCTGTCAGTATTAGACACACACCTGACATCCTTAAGACCAGTGAGACAGTAGCTGCCAATTTCTGCCTCTTCATCCTTTCAGCAGTCCTTCCAAGCCAAAAATGTGGCTCTTGACCCCAAATTGGTCGACGCTGCTGACCTCAATATGTTTGGCTTCTGATAAAGTCAGTCTGCACCCACTCCCCTGCAATGTGCTATTGTGTAAAACCTGGCCAGCAAAGGATCAGGCCGTACACGGAGAGCTGGAGGGCCCAGGATCATCTCATGCTCTCTGGCCTGGACCTGTTTAGTGCTTTGCAAAGTGCAGCCCCAACTTGAACTGAAGAATTCCAAGCTGACAGCCATACTGAATTTGTTCCCTACGCAGCCGCCTGCAGAGGGCGGTACAGGGCAAAGGTCCACTGAGCTAGGTGTGCTTACAGAAGCAGGGCTTACAAGGTTCCAGCAGCTTCTGCAATGTGTGCTCCCTCCTGCTACCCTGTCCactggaggagggaggggtgagggggCGGTAGGGGTTCATCTGAAGCAAACAGGAAACCAGAAGCTGAAGTTAGATTTTATCCTGAGACCATTAGAGGAAAATTGTAATCCATTTTGTTTCTACATGATCCTAGAGTCCCAAGGGAGGAATTACAAGTTAAGCTTCCACAGTGTAGAGAGCAGTTTGACCACTAGGTGAACATTAAAAGCAATACATATATAACCAAAAATTCTTTCTTACCTTCACACTACTGTCCCTGTACCCCATAGGGATCCACTTGAATTCTGTTGGTCCTTTAGATGGCCTGACCCCTGGCAAGGGCTCCACTCACTCTCCTGTCACCAGCAATGCCACCCTCAACAGCACTGTCACTACCCAGAATTCACTTGGTAATAAACAAAGGGTGAGTTGGTCCTGTTGCTGCAGGAGAGGAAGGGCCATGGCTGCAGCCCACAGCACccatggggaaggagagggaggagccgCTGTGTCTTCTCCATATTCAAAACTCTCTCCCTGGCTTTTACCCATTatcagtgcctcagtttcccccgaCATCCCATTGCTGTCTCCTGCACAGTGCAGCCTGTGTGTTTCCAGGGCTTTCCCCATCCTCTAGtcttctctgcccctcccttcaGACTCTCGCTGCTGGCTTCTCTTTGACCCACATTAACCTTGTCTCAGCCACAGAAACACAAACTCCTCAGTGTTCAGTTCCACACACCTGCTCTCACCTGCTTCCCCTCCAACAAAATACCCCCACTGTTGCTAACTGTGTCCAGGCCATCTTCTTTGACCCCTGTGCTGCTTAGGGACAGGTGTCCCTGAAGCAATCTTACTGCACTCTTGTAGGTTTGGATGAGTTCCACTAGACAGACCATGGGGTAGGTGACTCTCTACCCAGTCCATCCAGGAGGCCATCTTGTCCCTGCTCTACACCATAGGAGAGGCTGACTCCATATCCAGCTTGCCCTTAGCCACACAATCCAGCCCAAAGGGAGGACAGACGGACTGTGGAACACAAGAGTGTCCTCTAGTGGGCAAGACCTAGAAACTGCACAGGTCATCTCTTACTTTCCATTGGTTAGAACATGGGAAGAAGGCCACCTGAGTTGCTGTGGTGCAGGGGACACTACACAATGCACTGCAGCCTCAGAGGAGCCTCAGCCGTCAGAAGAGAAGCGCAACAAGCAGGAGCAAGAGGCCCATGTGGAAATCTCAGGCATTCCTCTCAaaccacaataaagaaaacactctTTAAAAGAGGAAATCTTAAAAGTTGGGAGGGAATTATCAATTATCTATAGTTAATAACCCAGAAAATATACAATCATTTACAAAGAGCACACAAAACATGTCTAGGTCAGTTTTTACAAATTTATTCTTCAAAAATTGTGGAGCAAGTGTAGCCCATCCTATTCATCTTGGCAGATCTCATCCAATTACAGCAGATTTTAGCTTGCAATAGGCATTAAAGCTTTTGATTTTCCCAGGAGACTGGTAGCAGAGAGAAGGGTTCACCATTCATATCCTGTCACCTCTCCTTCTGTTAGCGTCAACAGTGGCATGTAGGGAGAAGAGCTTGTGACGACTGGACAGGCAGTATTACCAGTGTCCTTTCTTTCTAGTCTTGAGCATTTTACCAATGGCACCCATGTGACTACCCAAAACCAAGAACAGGAAATGATTTTCACAACCAAAGTCTGACTGTAAGATTGAGAAATATTTGGATAAACACACAATgaggcagaagaagaaaagaggagaaggccTCTGTGCCACCAATCACAAAGCAGTGGGAAGATTGACAGCTCAGTGGATGGTGAGGTTGGTGAGCCTCAGCTGGGAGCAGTGCAGTGGGCAAAGCTTAGGAGCAGCCATGTGGCTTAGTCAGGACTTGGATGTGCTCCCCAGCTTGGGAGCTTGGCTCTTAATTGGGAAGTTGATGGATCTAAGAGCTGGAGTCTGGTAAGTGGTCATGAGATTGTCCCATCTCTGTTCTGGCTTCCTGTATCTTAATGTGTCCTCTCCCTTTAGCAGGCACTGCTGTGAAGGGGTAAGTCAGAGGCTCCCATGTGTTCATGGCTCTGTCCAGCACACTCCCTCCCCAGTCATCTGAGCTGCACAGAAGATGAAGAGGTCACTGAGTCAGGCTGTTGTGAACCTCTTTGAgctcctgtaacttcagctccaggttCCAAGCTTGCTGCTGAAGCTCTGCAGCAGTCTGTGACTTAGCACCCTCATGCAAATGCTTCGAGTCTTCCACAAGGCTGATCACATCCAGCAGGAGGAAGAAACCTGTGGTGGCTGCACCCATGATTCGGACTCCTTTGGTCATTGCCAGAGTGGTACCTCCAAAGGCTTTCTGCACCTGTTTAGTGGTTTGGGTTGATGTCTTTCCTGTGGTCATGAGACGCCTGGCATCATTTGCTAGGCGAGTGTTGGCTTTGGACAACTGAATGGCATTAATACATTTTTGGATGCCTTGTATATTCTGGATGGTATTTGTAGATCCAGAAATAAGTCTGGGGCCACTCTGATCCAAAACTTCTATTATGCCCTTCATTGTGTCTTTGTTGGTTGGCACCAGGTTCCTGGCTTTAGCTTCAGCAGACACCACACTTACCTTTTCCACAATGCTTGTGGAAACACTAGTCACAGTGGCTGCTGCCCCCAGCCCCAAGCCAGTGGCTGACAGTGCCAGACTgactcctgctgtcacaggtgcCAGAGCCAGACCAAGGATGGTCAGGACTCCAGACACAGCACTGCTGGAGCTGGCCACCACCCGTGAGATGGTGCAGTCCCTGTGCACCTTGTCAACCTTGTCTGCCAGGGCGTGGAGCTTCCTGATGCTCTCCTCAATCTCCAGTTTCACCCAAGGATAAGCATCCAAGAACCTTTCCTTGTGCCACA encodes the following:
- the Apol11a gene encoding apolipoprotein L 11a; the protein is MDWNEILEGIKKVERRIVEKAIDNFTEKFLRTDLRSLITEDGAWNGFVEAAELSREEGEALRDALKERLAQDPTDENDRPQREQQKERFLREFPQLKKKLEDHIRKLRELADKFDQVHKDCTISNVVSTSASAASGVLALLGLALSTVTAGASLALSASSVALGATSSVSSFTTTAVEESMRLSYESEARNLIGASMNVLEEILKIMPKITYKFYSTVADLAEAFKTLKDQIQTIRRARSISRRGAQARNLPSTGRSSGQVVPQMTRGARFQKGVFTSVLLGWDVYDLVNQSKDLYYGAKTKSGGALRDLARKLEENLQEFEQKCKALQSDLPQ
- the Apol7c gene encoding apolipoprotein L 7c isoform X1 translates to MSTPERKRFIPTVAQHLLDRKSLEVLQLLLTEEETWKQFVAEVDLSREEEAALRESLAEIFADPDGEDEDELQIDLQDKNERKEEDALSEALTETIADTDAEDEEEIQNDLWHKERFLDAYPWVKLEIEESIRKLHALADKVDKVHRDCTISRVVASSSSAVSGVLTILGLALAPVTAGVSLALSATGLGLGAAATVTSVSTSIVEKVSVVSAEAKARNLVPTNKDTMKGIIEVLDQSGPRLISGSTNTIQNIQGIQKCINAIQLSKANTRLANDARRLMTTGKTSTQTTKQVQKAFGGTTLAMTKGVRIMGAATTGFFLLLDVISLVEDSKHLHEGAKSQTAAELQQQAWNLELKLQELKEVHNSLTQ